Below is a genomic region from Hippea sp. KM1.
ATGCTATGTATGACATGTCTGTGCCGATTTATGTGGATGGTAAACACTGGGGCGGCTTAAGGGTCGGCGTTGAGGTTTAAAAAATCGCCGGGCTTTAAGGCCCGGCTTCTTTCTTTTAGCTGAAAATCCTTCTTAACATCTCCTTCTCTGTTTTTTCAACCTCCAACATCATTTCCTTGATTTTACCCGTAAACATCTTTGACATAAGCCCTATATTCATTTTGGCTATATATGCCTTGCCGTTATCCTTTTCATTCACAGCCCATGAGCAGGGCATTATACCCATCATGGCATTATTTTCGTTTATAACCGTTGCAGCAAGCCCTGCGTTGCATATAAAATACACCATTATATTCCTTATGCCCTCAACCTCGATATTCCTGGACTCAAACACCTTATAAAAATTCCACTTATCAAAGGGAAAACCCCAACCCTCATCGGCAAATTCAGGTATTACCCTCTCAATAGCCCTGCAGGTCTCCTCAAAGCTCTTGGGGCTTTCTATCTCCTTTACCATCTTGGTTTGAAAGAGCTTAAGACCGGCAAGGCCCAACGATGAGGCACCAACAACAGCACCACCAACAAATCCCTTAAAATTAAGCATAACAAAACCTCCCAACAAAAACTTAATTTTTAACAATAATAAATAAAAGTGAACATAATTTCAACCTTAAAATTAGCGTTGCTTGCTACTGTTTTTTTTAATATACTTTGATAGATGAAGAGGGTATTTTTTGTTGTTCTTGCCATCCTGCTTCTAAATACGGCCGCAAAATCCGACGGGGTTATACACATAAAGGCCGATCATGTCTCATATAGCAAACAACTAAACACCTACTATGCCTATGGACACTGCCTTATATACGACGAAAACTACACACTGAAGGCCGACAAGGTCAGCTACAACACAAAAACATACATAGCCACAGCAAAAGGCCATGTGGTGTTAAGCGACAGAAACGGCAATTGGATAAAGGGCAGCTATGCCGTATTAAATTATTCAACATACAAGGGATACATCAAAAAAGCCCTTTTGTATTCCACCAACAACGGCTATGGGCTATACATCAGGGCAAAAAGGATCGTGGTATATTCGAAAGATAGATACTTCATAAAAAGCGGAACCATAACCACCTGCAAATGCGACGATTTTATAAATTTCAAAAATCGCCATTCGCCGAAGTGGACAATATCAGCATCAAACACATATGTGATAAAAGACGATTTTATGTTTGCATATCCAGTGGTGTTTAAGATAAAAAAAGCACCCGTCCTATTCAGTCCGTTTTTTTACAAAAGCCTCGATAAAGAGAGAAGAACAGGATTCCTCTTTCCACAGTTGGGCTCCTCAAGCATAAACGGCTTTGAATACATACAGCCGTTTTTTATCAACCTATCCAAATCCCAAGACATAACACTCTATCCATTCACATACTCAAAGAAGGGCAACGGCCTCAGGGTCCAGTATAGGTTTTACTGGACAAGACACTCAAAAGGTGAATGGAACATAACGGTATTCAAAGAAAAAACGCCATACAAAGGCAGGCAAAACAAAAAAACAAGGCTGAACATAAAAGCAGAACAGTATGCCGATTTTGGCAAATACGGCACACTGAGCTATGATATAAATGTTGTAAACCACAAAAACAACCTAAGGGTCGTAAATCTAAACAAAATAGAAGAGGCATCCGATAGGTATACCACATCAAAGGCCAGCTACTACATATCAAAAGACAACTATTACCTATCCCTATACGGTGAATACAACCAGGACCTAATATCAGATAACAACAAAGAGACGCTTCAGAGGCTTCCTGTGGTAAAATTCGGTTTGATAAACAAAAAGCTATACAAAAACCTAACGCTGGATTTCTCCCAAACCATCTCAAACAACTTCAGGATCAAGGGAGAAAGGGGAATAGCCTCTGACACGACAGCCTTTTTGTATTACCCTATGAAGGTGTCGTATTTCAATATCACACCAAAGGCCGGATTTCATCAACTGTACTCGCATTACAAAAATGCTCCATCGGATAAGACATACACAGAAAAGGCCTTTATTCCGGATTACATAATCACGGCAAGCACAACCATAAACGGCATCTTCCTAAACAACAACACAGAAGGGTTTAAGGGTCTAAAACACACAATAAAGCCCACCCTGGAATACGAATACATACCATACAGGGATCAGAGCAATTTTCCCGATTTTGTCAACACCTACTCAAAAACCAACCTTATAACCTTTAGGCTTGAAAACACGCTGACGGCCAAATTCATCAAAAAGCTAAAAGCCAACTACAGGGATATAGTGTATAACAAGATAGAGATTCAATACGACTTTGCCAAAAAATACAACAGTCCGTTTCCACCGATATACGAGGAAACCATATTAAAACCGTTTGAATTCTTAACTATTCACAGCCAGGCGCATTACTTCTTTAAAAAGCATCTATTCACATCATCATCCGAGGATCTGGATGTCCACCTAAACAGGTTTGGCTTTTCCATTGGACACTCCATGTCAAGGGACGACAACTATAAACTCACAGATGATACCATAAACGGCAAGGTATACCTCTACCCGATAAAAAATCTATACATCTACGCCTCTGCAAACAAAAGCACCATTCACGATTACTATCCATCCAAAAAGATAGGCTTTCTCTATCAGGAGGATTGTTGGGGCATAGGCTTAGACCTATACTTCAACAGGGAAGCAGAGGAACAGGAAGACGGCTCATATAAAACCGTATTGAACAAAGGCTTCTGGATAACACTCAATCTCACAGGTTTATTTAGCATCAAGAAACAATACTAAATGGAAGAAGACAGCAAAAAGGCCGTAGCCTTAAGATACAAAAAAGAAGAGGACAATGCACCAAAAGTCATAGCCAAAGGCAGGGGCTTTTTGGCAGAAAAAATAGAAGAAACAGCCAAAGAGCACGGTGTTTATATAGAAAAAGACCCGGCTTTGGCAGAAAGCCTTTATAAAATAAAGCTAAATGAGGAAATACCAGAGGAGCTTTACGAGGCTGTGGCAAAGATCTTGGCCTACATTTACAGCTTTTGAACCTTTATGCCGTATTTCTTTATCCTGTAATCAAGCTGCCTAATTGTATATCCCAATAGCCTGGCCGCCTTTGATTTTACATATCCCGTTTTCTTTAGGGCGTCTTGAATCTGTTGTTTTTCTATAGACTCTATCGTTGATGGCATATCAGAAAAGTTAACCTTCTCTATTATATTGTCTTCAAAATCCATGTCCTCTTTCAGGTAATCCGGCAGGTCCATCGGTGTTATCTTCTTATCGTTCATAACCACGAGTCTCTCTATGGTATTTTCAAGCTCCCTTATATTACCAGGCCATCTGTAATTGATGAGCATCTTCATTGTGGCGTTATCTATGGACAGCCTCTTTTTGTATCTCTGGCCGAATTTCCTTAAAAAATAATCCACCAATATGGGTATATCCTCCCTCCTGTCCCTCAAAGAAGGCACATGCAGCGGTATCACATTGAGTCTGTAATACAGATCCTCCCTAAAATGACCCAGGCTTATCAATTTCTTTATATCCTTATTCGTGGCGGCAATTATCCTTACATCTATAGATATGGTCTGCTCGCTGCCCAATCTCGATATCTCCTTATCCTGCAAGACATTCAACAGCTTAGCCTGCAGGCTCAAGGGCATATCGCCAATCTCATCCAAAAATAGCGTTCCACCATCGGCAAGCTCAAACTTACCCTTCTTTTTGGAGATTGCACCGCTAAACGCACCCTTTTCATACCCAAACAATTCACTCTCTAACAGATTCTCCGGTATAGCGGCGCAATTTATAGTGGCAAAGGGCTTATCCTTTCTTAAAGATAACCTGTGTATGGTTTTGGCTATCAGGCTCTTTCCCGTCCCGGATTCTCCTGTAATCAACACCGTGGAATCGGTGGAGGCGATCTTTAGAATGGCTTTTTTAAGGTTGGTTATGGCATCGGATACCCCTATTATCTCATTCAGCGCTATTGTATCCTTGCTCAAATTACTCAAAAGCAGTTCCTTCTCCTCCTGCCAATACTTGCGTTCCTCTTCCATGCGTTCATACATCTTTCTTGTCAAGCCGATGAGCGTTGCAAGCGTGGAGAGCATCTTTATGGCATCATCTGGCGAAAACTCCCTCCCCTTCTCTTTGTAAACACACAAAACACCGAACTTCTCACCACCCACCTTTATAGGCACGCCCAAAAAGACCAAATCCCTATCCACTCTCTTTGTTATCTTTGTCTTGTTCAGGTATTTTGGGTTTGTCTTTATATCGTAAATAACGGCCGGAATCTCGTTTTTGAATATACTGCCGACTATACCCTCACCCTTTTTGAATATACCCCTTGAGACCTCCTTTTTGGTCATACCAAAGCTCTCACTAATCCTTAAATCGGCGCTTTGCTCATCATACAAGGCAACAAAGGAAACGGGGGCATCCCAATACGAATAGAGAATCTTCAATATCTCCTTAAGCGCCTCATTCAAGGTGTTTTTCTTGCTCAATATCTTACTGACTTCATGTATAATAGAGAGATAACCCTCTTTAATGCTTATCCTTGCCATCACCATAATTCTGTTATCAATTTTACATTTTTGTAAACAATCCTGCAACTTTTTTACGCCTAATATCGTATTTCTTTTGAAAACCCTTAAAGAAACAACAACGGAACACACTTTGCTTAAAATAAGGGCAAATAACGCATTGGAGGTG
It encodes:
- a CDS encoding DUF302 domain-containing protein — encoded protein: MLNFKGFVGGAVVGASSLGLAGLKLFQTKMVKEIESPKSFEETCRAIERVIPEFADEGWGFPFDKWNFYKVFESRNIEVEGIRNIMVYFICNAGLAATVINENNAMMGIMPCSWAVNEKDNGKAYIAKMNIGLMSKMFTGKIKEMMLEVEKTEKEMLRRIFS
- a CDS encoding LPS-assembly protein LptD codes for the protein MKRVFFVVLAILLLNTAAKSDGVIHIKADHVSYSKQLNTYYAYGHCLIYDENYTLKADKVSYNTKTYIATAKGHVVLSDRNGNWIKGSYAVLNYSTYKGYIKKALLYSTNNGYGLYIRAKRIVVYSKDRYFIKSGTITTCKCDDFINFKNRHSPKWTISASNTYVIKDDFMFAYPVVFKIKKAPVLFSPFFYKSLDKERRTGFLFPQLGSSSINGFEYIQPFFINLSKSQDITLYPFTYSKKGNGLRVQYRFYWTRHSKGEWNITVFKEKTPYKGRQNKKTRLNIKAEQYADFGKYGTLSYDINVVNHKNNLRVVNLNKIEEASDRYTTSKASYYISKDNYYLSLYGEYNQDLISDNNKETLQRLPVVKFGLINKKLYKNLTLDFSQTISNNFRIKGERGIASDTTAFLYYPMKVSYFNITPKAGFHQLYSHYKNAPSDKTYTEKAFIPDYIITASTTINGIFLNNNTEGFKGLKHTIKPTLEYEYIPYRDQSNFPDFVNTYSKTNLITFRLENTLTAKFIKKLKANYRDIVYNKIEIQYDFAKKYNSPFPPIYEETILKPFEFLTIHSQAHYFFKKHLFTSSSEDLDVHLNRFGFSIGHSMSRDDNYKLTDDTINGKVYLYPIKNLYIYASANKSTIHDYYPSKKIGFLYQEDCWGIGLDLYFNREAEEQEDGSYKTVLNKGFWITLNLTGLFSIKKQY
- a CDS encoding sigma-54-dependent Fis family transcriptional regulator; this translates as MARISIKEGYLSIIHEVSKILSKKNTLNEALKEILKILYSYWDAPVSFVALYDEQSADLRISESFGMTKKEVSRGIFKKGEGIVGSIFKNEIPAVIYDIKTNPKYLNKTKITKRVDRDLVFLGVPIKVGGEKFGVLCVYKEKGREFSPDDAIKMLSTLATLIGLTRKMYERMEEERKYWQEEKELLLSNLSKDTIALNEIIGVSDAITNLKKAILKIASTDSTVLITGESGTGKSLIAKTIHRLSLRKDKPFATINCAAIPENLLESELFGYEKGAFSGAISKKKGKFELADGGTLFLDEIGDMPLSLQAKLLNVLQDKEISRLGSEQTISIDVRIIAATNKDIKKLISLGHFREDLYYRLNVIPLHVPSLRDRREDIPILVDYFLRKFGQRYKKRLSIDNATMKMLINYRWPGNIRELENTIERLVVMNDKKITPMDLPDYLKEDMDFEDNIIEKVNFSDMPSTIESIEKQQIQDALKKTGYVKSKAARLLGYTIRQLDYRIKKYGIKVQKL
- a CDS encoding EscU/YscU/HrcU family type III secretion system export apparatus switch protein — encoded protein: MEEDSKKAVALRYKKEEDNAPKVIAKGRGFLAEKIEETAKEHGVYIEKDPALAESLYKIKLNEEIPEELYEAVAKILAYIYSF